In the genome of Agromyces sp. CF514, the window AAGTAGCTCGGCTGCGCCGGCGTGCGGCCGCGCTGTGCGGCCCTCGACGGGTAGTTGAGGTGCACGGCGATGATCTTGCCCGGGGTGCTCGGGCCGGCGCCCGTGGTGGCGGTGGCATCGGTGGTCATTGACGTCCTCGTCTCGTGATATTTCAAATGATATACGATCTGCCGAGCGATGCAAGGGTCGTGCACTGCGCCCGACCCGCGGTCAGTAGCTCGCGCGCGGCGCCTCGTCGGCGGAGTCGTCGGCAGCGGGCGGCGACCCGATGTACCGGTCGGCGAGGGCTTCGGTCGCGCGGGCGAGCAGCGCGACATCCGCCCCGACGACGACGAACGACGCGCCCGCGGCGAGGTAGCGGTCGGCCGCGGCGGGCACGAACGCGTTCACGGCGGCCGGCTTGCCCGCGGCCACGGCCGAGGCGATGCCCGCCAGCACGGCGGCGACGACCTCCGGATGCTCCTGCTGGCCGATGAGCCCCATCGAGGCCGCCAGGTCGGCCGGCCCGAAGAACACGCCGTCGACGCCGTCGACGTCGAGGATGCGCTCGACGTTCGCCGCGGCCGTCGCGGACTCGATCTGCACGAACAGCGAGATCGTCGACGAGGCCCCGGCGAGGTATCCGTCGACCCGGTTCCACCTCGCCGAACGGGCGAGGGCGCTGCCGACGCCGCGAACGCCGAGCGGCGGGTAGCGCACGGCTCGCACGATCTCGGCGGCGTGCTCGGCGGTGTCGCACATGGGCACGAGCAGGTTCTGGGCGCCGAGGTCGAGCATCTGCTTGATCGTCACGGTGTCGCCGTAGGGCACCCGCACGAGCGGCGTGGCCGGGTAGGCCGCGATGGCCTGCAGCTGCCCGAGCACCGACTCGAGGCCGATGGGCGAGTGCTCGGCGTCGACGAGCACGACATCGAGGCCGGAGCCGGCGACGATCTCGGCATTGACGGCGCTGCCGCCCGACGACCAGGCGCCGAAGAGGGGCCGGTCGGAGGCCGCGATGCGGGCCGCGAGCGTCGGCGGGAGGGTCATTCGAATCGGCATGTGACGCTCCCCAAGTCGCGGTAGTCGGCGTGCACGGTGTCGCCGCGCTCGACCCACATCGGGCGCGTGAACGACCCGGCGAGGATGATCTCGCCCGCGCCGAGCGACTGGCCGTGCTGGGCGAGCTTGTTCGCGAGCCACGCGACGCCCATGGCCGGGTTGCCGAGTACCGCGGCGGCGACGCCCGACTCCTCGATCGTCTGGTTGCGATACAGCAGCGCCGAGATCCACCGCAGGTCGACCTCGTCGACCTTCACCGGGCGGCCGCCGAGCACCATCGCGCCCATCGCGGCGTTGTCGCTGATCGTGTCGACGATGGTGCGACCCTGCATCTCGATGTGCGAGTTCAGGATCTCGAGGGCCGGCACCACGTAGGCGGTGGCGTCGAGCACGTCGAAGATCGTCGTGTTCGGTCCGCTGAGCGGCTTGTCGAGCACGAAGGCCAGTTCGACCTCGATGCGCACGTTCGAGAACCGGTCGAACTGGACGGTCGCGCCCGACTCGATGACCATGTCGTCGAAGATGACGCCGTAGTCGGGCTCGGTGATGCCGGTGGCGACCTGCATGACCTTCGAGGTGAGGCCGATCTTGCGTCCGACGAGGCGCGCGCCGGCGTCCTGGCGGCGTTTCGCCCACTCGCTCTGCACGGCGTACGCGTCTTCGACGATCATGTCGGCGTTGCGTGCGGTGAGCAGGGGCACGGTCGTGCGGTCGCGATCGGCGGCGAACAGTTCGTCGGCGATCGCGGCGATCCGGGATTGGTCTAGCACTGGCGCTCCACTTCATCGAGGTGTCGTCACAGATCGTATACGATCAGGTCGGATGTCGGGAGTGGGCCGCCGTCGCGAGAGGCCGCCGTCGCGAGACGCCGCCGTCGCGAGAGGCCGCCCCGCAGCATCCGCTCAGCTGTTCACGCGGATGATCTCCTCTTGGTACGGCGCGACGACCGAGCCCGAGATGCGGCAGTCGAGCAGCAGGAACGGCCGCTCGGGCGCTGGGCGCGACGCCCACTCGGCCAGTGCATGGAGGTCGGCGAGCGATCGCACGACGACGCCCTCGGCGCCGACGGCCGCCGCGAGCCCGGCGAAGTCGACCTCGGGGATGAGCATCGGCTCGCGGGCGAGGCCCTTGAGTCCGTAGAGGTTGACCTCGGCGCCATAGGCCGCGTCGTTCCAGACGACGGCGAGGCCGCGTCCGCCGGCCGTGCACACGGCCGACTCGAGGTCGGCGAGCGCCATGAGCCCGCCGCCGTCGCCGGTCGTGAGCACGATCGCCGAGCCGGGCCGCGCGGCTGCGGCGCCCGGAACGCTCGCGAATCCGAGCCCGATCGACTGGAACGCCGTGC includes:
- the hpaH gene encoding 2-oxo-hept-4-ene-1,7-dioate hydratase, coding for MLDQSRIAAIADELFAADRDRTTVPLLTARNADMIVEDAYAVQSEWAKRRQDAGARLVGRKIGLTSKVMQVATGITEPDYGVIFDDMVIESGATVQFDRFSNVRIEVELAFVLDKPLSGPNTTIFDVLDATAYVVPALEILNSHIEMQGRTIVDTISDNAAMGAMVLGGRPVKVDEVDLRWISALLYRNQTIEESGVAAAVLGNPAMGVAWLANKLAQHGQSLGAGEIILAGSFTRPMWVERGDTVHADYRDLGSVTCRFE
- a CDS encoding HpcH/HpaI aldolase/citrate lyase family protein, translating into MPIRMTLPPTLAARIAASDRPLFGAWSSGGSAVNAEIVAGSGLDVVLVDAEHSPIGLESVLGQLQAIAAYPATPLVRVPYGDTVTIKQMLDLGAQNLLVPMCDTAEHAAEIVRAVRYPPLGVRGVGSALARSARWNRVDGYLAGASSTISLFVQIESATAAANVERILDVDGVDGVFFGPADLAASMGLIGQQEHPEVVAAVLAGIASAVAAGKPAAVNAFVPAAADRYLAAGASFVVVGADVALLARATEALADRYIGSPPAADDSADEAPRASY